The sequence below is a genomic window from Aureispira sp. CCB-E.
TGCTGCTTCTAATTGGGTTGTAACCATCTATCATGTCTCTTGGATGGTTATTGCAGCTTATTTGCTCGTTAATTTAGTCGTTGGGGCAATTGTTAATAACTTTCAACTGGTTTTGGATGCACGACGCGAAGAAGAAGAGCGATTTAAAAATAAAAAAGACAATCAAAATCCAGCTATCAATAATCCTGATGATGGTCGAGATGATGATAAGTTGCCTCCAAGAAGAACAACCAAACGTCCAAAAGTTTAATACAGAACATCATCTCCTCCCTTACTCTGTTAAGAAATAATAGAGTATAATATAGGTATGATCAAAAAAAATCCCATACAAAGCTTGTTGTACAGGATTTATCAACTCTTTTAGTATTGAACAACTCCACAGAAAAGTAATTTTCTAAACAAGAGTCGGCTGTGGTTAAGCTTGTCCTTTTGGAGTATTGAAATTCATTGGAAATGGATTGGTATTCAGATCTACATCTTTAATAGGTCCGTTGGCAGCTTCATAGCGTTTTAGATTTTCTCTCAAGGCATACATCAAACGCTTGGTTTGTTGAGGTGTCATGATAACTCTAGATTTGACCTTTGCTTTTGGAACATTAGGAACCAAACGAATGAAATCTAGAACAAATTCAGAATTAGAATGAGAAATGATACTCAAATTTGCATAAACACCTTCTGCTGTTTCTTCAGATAATTCAATATTAATTTCGTTTTGTTTTGGTTGATGATCGTTCATGAACAATTAACTTTTAAAGAACCTATTCGATTCTTTTATGATGGAATAATTTAGACCTATGCTGAGGATAGTCTTATAGATTTCATAGATATAATCAAATTAATACGATTTTCTCACAAAGTATTGATTATATAATATAAATAATTTTCATTATTGGGATTCATTACAATAGATACAAGACCAAAATACGGAAAAAAATAGTAGAATTTAAGCTTTGACCCAGTCGGTATATTTTCTTTAAGAGTTTAATGAAACAAAATAGGCGAGTTCAAAAGAGAATGAAACGACTTTTAATCCATTTTTTTTATGATAATTTTATAGAATGAACTTGCATAATCCTCTGAAAAGCTATATATTAAGTGTGCATTTTTTGTAGACATTGCAAAATGCAATAAAAAAAATATTTTTTCTGTCCCAGAGGTAACGTTTCGTTATTTTACAACATTAATTACCAAAATAACAAAAACTCCTCACATTTATAAAACAATCTTATTATGAAAAATATGTCAAAATTACTCATGCTAGTGGCAGTAGTTTTATTCGCTGTTTCTTGTGATAATGCTAACCCAACTCAAAGTGCTACAGTAGCAAGTGCTGATAAAATTGATTTGAATTCCCATCGTGGTGCTAAAGAAACTCATCAAACTATTGACCGTTTCTCTCTAGCTGATATTGACGTAAATTTAGAGGCAATGGAAACCGTTGCAATGGAACAAATGAACCAAGAAAATGCAGATGCTCAGGATATTATGAATATGAATGCTGCATTGATGGGAGCTGAAAAAGAAGCTCAATTGCTAGAGGTAAAATTCTCTATGTCTGACGAGCCAGTAGAAAATGGTATGTTCATTTTTTCTATTGAATCTCCAGATGGTAAAAACTTGACATTGGAAATGTATGATGAGGAAGGTTATGCAAAAGTAGCTAATAACAAGTTTGATGTAACAGAAGGTAACAATTACAAAGCATTAAATGTTAATTCTATGGAAGATGGAGATTACTTATTCCGCCTAAAAGATGATGAAGGAAGAGAGTTAGTAAGAACCGTAAACATCAGCAATGAAAAATAGTTAGAGCAAATTAGAATTGCCTATAAAATATACAAATCGGGACACCTCACTATTAGGTGTACCCGATTTTTTTATAACTTTTTTATTAATATTATGCTAAATATGAAAATAACAAGTACATTTTTTATTTGCTCTATTGCTTTGACTCTAATGTCTTGTGAATCAGGAACAAGTCATATGGCTTCTACAGCTGTTAATGTAGGAGGATCTGTGACAGGGCAAAATGTGGTAAAGGAGCGTTTTGAATATGATGCTGCCAACCTTGAAATTATGGAACCTACTGGAATGAGAACGATCTCAGAAGAAAACGTGCTAACAAATATTCATAGGAATTTAATGGCTGCAGAAAATGAAGCAGAATTATTGGATATTAAGTTTTCTATGTCTGATGAACCAGTCGAAAATGGAGTCTTTATATTTGGAATAGAATCTGCTGATAATAAGATATTAACGATAGAAATGTATGATGAAGAAGGGTTTCACTTAACTGCTAATAATAAGTTTCATATACAAGAAGGGAATAATTATAAAGCTTTAAATGTAAGTGGAATGGAAAATGGTACTTATGTTTTTCGACTTAGGGATGATAAAGGAAGAGAGATAAATAGAAAAGTCGATATTGCCCATGAACAAAAATAAAGAAAATTTGTTCTTATAAGTAAGAAAACATTATATCTTACTTGAAAATTTGTTGCTATTTGTTTTATGTAACGATTTGTTTTTTATCACATTTTTAAAGAAAAAAAAGTTTTTTTCAGAAAAAATAAAGATAAAATTTGTTTTTCTAAATTTAGAAAATTAACTTAGTATATAGACAAACGTATATGTAAACCTATTAACAACATAGATATACGGTAACATATTCCCCTTTTATACCATTAATCAATATTAAAAACAGTTTTATTAAAAAAGAGAATTATGAGAAAGTATACAAGTTTATTCGTCCTAGGGTTGTTTGTGATTATATTTACTGCATCTTGCAGCGACCAAAACAACACTAATAAACTAAATATAGATACAGAAACAACTAGAGCGGCTCAAG
It includes:
- a CDS encoding DUF3467 domain-containing protein; protein product: MNDHQPKQNEINIELSEETAEGVYANLSIISHSNSEFVLDFIRLVPNVPKAKVKSRVIMTPQQTKRLMYALRENLKRYEAANGPIKDVDLNTNPFPMNFNTPKGQA